The Nitrogeniibacter aestuarii genome has a window encoding:
- a CDS encoding GNAT family N-acetyltransferase, which yields MSLGGVRKTLSQLGLGNGLAYLSGRLLASATGGRCKIVRYRFVAQPIPADVTPLPEGATVIKSVDATHPLVPTFPRPAHVIERRFRQGDTCFLATSKGAFAGFLWLAHGAYDEDEVRCRYELTDTTRTVWDYDVYIEPKYRLGRMFSRLWQAANHALASEGVRWSISRISTFNPDSIAAHSRLGAQTLSHATFVVLGPAQLALVSQAPYLHVSLRAASAPTVRLKPPAGNV from the coding sequence ATGAGCCTCGGTGGTGTGCGCAAGACTCTCAGCCAACTCGGACTGGGTAACGGGCTCGCTTACCTGTCGGGGCGGCTGCTCGCATCCGCCACAGGGGGACGCTGCAAGATCGTGCGCTACCGTTTTGTTGCGCAGCCCATCCCGGCAGACGTCACCCCCCTGCCTGAGGGTGCCACCGTCATCAAGTCCGTTGATGCAACCCACCCACTGGTGCCGACCTTCCCCCGCCCGGCCCACGTCATCGAGCGCCGGTTCCGGCAAGGCGACACCTGCTTTCTGGCCACCAGCAAAGGCGCATTTGCCGGATTCCTCTGGCTGGCGCACGGCGCCTATGACGAAGACGAGGTCCGGTGCCGCTATGAACTGACCGACACCACCCGGACGGTCTGGGACTACGACGTTTATATCGAGCCGAAATACCGTCTCGGCAGAATGTTCTCCCGACTGTGGCAGGCCGCCAACCATGCGCTGGCGAGTGAAGGGGTTCGATGGAGCATTTCGCGGATCTCGACCTTCAATCCGGATTCCATCGCGGCGCACTCGCGCCTGGGTGCGCAAACACTGAGCCATGCCACGTTTGTGGTCCTGGGGCCTGCTCAGTTGGCCCTCGTCTCGCAAGCGCCTTACCTGCATGTCTCGCTGAGAGCAGCGTCAGCGCCCACCGTGCGCCTCAAGCCCCCCGCGGGCAATGTGTAG
- a CDS encoding hydrolase 2, exosortase A system-associated — protein MPAVERDAFFVDTPGGARFTLVTRPTGAIRGSIVFIPPFAEELNKSRRMCALAADAFARDGWQVVQLDLFGTGDSPGDFGEATWAHWIEDLDATIRWVETRGQQPVILWALRAGALLAGEWNARAAIARPCLMWQPVTNGKQHLTQFLRLKSAADMLSESDAKSTPRELAEALAAGEAVEVAGYTLNPALASGMNAAKLETLDCAHVIELAGEDRLNLSPAVSRLVEKTAAGDASVKTAVVAGPAFWQTLEIEVAPNLMLASLDALAGLKQA, from the coding sequence GTGCCCGCTGTCGAGCGCGATGCGTTCTTTGTCGATACCCCCGGTGGGGCGCGATTCACCCTGGTGACGCGCCCCACCGGCGCGATTCGGGGTTCCATCGTCTTCATTCCTCCTTTTGCCGAAGAGCTCAACAAGTCGCGCCGCATGTGTGCGCTGGCGGCCGATGCGTTCGCTCGAGACGGTTGGCAGGTGGTGCAGCTTGATCTGTTTGGCACCGGAGACAGTCCGGGTGATTTCGGGGAAGCCACCTGGGCGCACTGGATTGAAGACCTTGATGCGACGATTCGCTGGGTCGAAACCCGGGGGCAACAGCCGGTCATTCTCTGGGCTCTACGCGCCGGTGCCCTGCTTGCGGGTGAGTGGAACGCCAGGGCCGCTATCGCGCGACCCTGTCTGATGTGGCAACCCGTAACCAATGGCAAACAGCATCTGACTCAGTTTCTGAGGCTCAAATCCGCGGCAGACATGCTGAGCGAAAGCGATGCGAAGTCGACGCCTCGCGAACTGGCAGAAGCGCTGGCGGCTGGCGAGGCGGTCGAAGTGGCGGGCTATACCCTGAATCCAGCTCTGGCCTCGGGGATGAACGCCGCCAAACTCGAAACGCTGGATTGCGCTCACGTCATCGAACTGGCCGGTGAAGATCGACTCAATTTGAGTCCGGCGGTCTCGAGACTGGTCGAAAAAACCGCCGCGGGCGATGCGTCTGTCAAGACGGCGGTGGTTGCCGGACCTGCCTTCTGGCAGACACTCGAAATCGAAGTTGCACCGAACCTGATGCTGGCCTCGCTCGACGCACTGGCCGGCCTGAAGCAAGCATGA
- a CDS encoding acyl-CoA ligase (AMP-forming), exosortase A system-associated — MNATTLLHELIFASAQSTPDAGALTAGQVTLSYAELGHRVRQFGQGLAALGLDRSERVAVFLDKRIETVEAIFGATCAGGVFVPINPILKPEQIAYILRDCNVRVLVTSKSRLTLLESVLHECHDLRHVVLIDALDETPTVEGCTVLTREAMLAAQAPTHRVIDADMAGILYTSGSTGRPKGVVLSHRNMVAGAKSVAQYLGNHREDTLLAALPLSFDAGFSQLTTAFHSGARVVLLNYLMPRDVIKAMEREGVTGLTAVPPLWIQLAQLEWPESVAQRLRYIANTGGRMPLETLNRLRSHLPTTKPFLMYGLTEAFRATFLPPEQAEQRPDSIGKAIPNADVLVLREDGSECAPNEPGELVQRGALVAMGYWNDPEKTAERFKPLPNTAPGRQQGLVLPEIAVFSGDTVRRDEEGYLYFIGRRDEMIKTSGYRVSPTEVEEILYSTQLVGECAAFGVAHESLGQAIHVIATGPQGGALDVDAVLAACRAKMPAYMVPGTIQAHEGALPRNPNGKIDRKTLSNSIQNKD; from the coding sequence ATGAACGCAACAACCCTGCTCCACGAACTCATATTTGCTTCCGCGCAATCCACGCCGGATGCGGGCGCCCTGACCGCGGGACAAGTCACGCTCAGCTACGCCGAACTCGGTCATCGTGTCCGGCAATTCGGCCAGGGCCTGGCTGCGCTCGGTCTTGATCGTTCCGAGCGCGTCGCCGTTTTCCTGGACAAGCGAATCGAAACCGTCGAGGCCATTTTCGGCGCCACCTGCGCCGGTGGCGTGTTCGTGCCGATCAACCCCATTCTCAAGCCCGAGCAGATTGCCTATATCCTGCGCGACTGCAATGTCCGGGTCCTGGTCACGTCAAAAAGCCGATTGACCCTGCTTGAGTCGGTGCTGCACGAATGTCACGACTTGCGCCACGTGGTGCTGATCGACGCGCTCGACGAAACGCCCACGGTCGAAGGCTGCACCGTCCTCACCCGCGAGGCTATGCTCGCCGCCCAGGCACCCACGCATCGGGTCATCGACGCCGACATGGCGGGCATTCTCTACACCTCCGGCAGCACCGGGCGCCCCAAGGGCGTGGTGCTGTCCCACCGCAACATGGTCGCCGGCGCGAAGAGCGTCGCCCAATACCTCGGCAATCATCGCGAAGACACCTTGCTGGCAGCACTTCCGCTGTCCTTCGATGCCGGCTTCTCGCAGCTGACCACGGCCTTTCATTCGGGCGCGCGCGTGGTGTTGCTCAACTACCTGATGCCGCGCGACGTCATCAAGGCCATGGAGCGCGAAGGCGTCACCGGGCTGACCGCCGTACCGCCGCTGTGGATTCAGCTGGCCCAGCTCGAGTGGCCCGAATCGGTGGCCCAGCGCCTGCGCTATATCGCCAACACCGGCGGACGCATGCCGCTCGAGACCCTTAACCGGCTCCGCTCGCACCTGCCTACGACGAAGCCCTTCCTGATGTACGGGCTCACCGAGGCGTTCCGGGCCACCTTCCTGCCGCCCGAACAGGCAGAGCAGCGCCCTGACTCCATCGGCAAGGCCATTCCCAACGCTGACGTGCTCGTCTTGCGCGAGGATGGTTCCGAATGCGCGCCGAACGAACCGGGCGAACTGGTTCAGCGTGGCGCCCTGGTCGCCATGGGCTACTGGAACGACCCGGAAAAGACCGCCGAGCGCTTCAAGCCCCTGCCCAATACAGCCCCCGGGCGCCAGCAGGGTTTGGTGCTCCCCGAGATCGCGGTATTCTCGGGCGACACCGTGCGACGCGACGAGGAAGGCTACCTGTACTTCATTGGCCGCCGTGACGAGATGATCAAGACATCGGGCTATCGGGTCAGCCCCACCGAAGTCGAAGAGATTCTGTACAGCACGCAGCTTGTGGGCGAGTGCGCCGCATTCGGCGTCGCCCACGAGAGTCTCGGTCAGGCCATTCACGTGATCGCGACCGGCCCCCAGGGCGGCGCCCTCGACGTGGATGCCGTGCTCGCTGCATGCCGCGCCAAAATGCCAGCGTACATGGTGCCTGGCACCATCCAGGCTCATGAGGGTGCCCTGCCCCGCAACCCCAACGGCAAGATAGATCGCAAGACCTTGTCGAATTCGATTCAGAACAAGGACTGA
- a CDS encoding acyl carrier protein — protein MDTKKEVLEILDEVLSLKGRSAEFEMDTPLLGAVPELDSMAVVGLINMIEERFGVIVEDDEVDGSTFETVGTLVEFVDSKVA, from the coding sequence TTGGATACGAAAAAGGAAGTGCTTGAGATCCTCGACGAGGTTCTGAGCCTGAAGGGACGCTCCGCCGAATTCGAGATGGATACGCCGCTGCTGGGCGCCGTGCCTGAGCTCGATTCCATGGCGGTCGTCGGTTTGATCAACATGATCGAAGAACGCTTCGGTGTCATTGTCGAGGACGATGAGGTGGACGGTTCCACCTTCGAGACTGTTGGCACCCTGGTCGAGTTCGTCGACTCGAAAGTCGCCTGA
- a CDS encoding glycosyltransferase produces MKKSVLMIAYHFPPIQGSSGVQRTLRFARYLPEFGWRPIILSAHPRAYASTTNDQLDDISPEAVVIRAPAWDTSRHLSIGGRYPGFLARPDRWLSWWLGAVPSGLAAIRKHRPSALWSTYPIATAHMIGATLQSRSGLPWVADFRDPMAQDGYPTDPATWESFSRIEQRVARQMNFGTLTTPSALALYQQRFPSAAERFKLIENGYDEETFAGAQGGEALNPGLVTLVHSGIVYPSERDPSALIAALAQLRDTHPEAYARLRVRFRAPVHDTLLDELARDAGVREAIELCPPIPYREALAEMLRAEGLLILQAANCNAQIPAKLYEYFRAGRPIIALTDPAGDTAASCRNAGVTAIAPLDSAASIAGLLQSFLTDPESGTRPTSQAVEQASRRGRTQQLAALLDQAAQGRTT; encoded by the coding sequence TTGAAAAAATCCGTACTGATGATCGCCTACCACTTTCCGCCCATTCAGGGCAGCAGTGGCGTTCAGCGCACCCTGCGTTTTGCGCGCTACCTGCCTGAATTCGGGTGGCGACCGATCATACTCTCGGCCCATCCGCGCGCCTATGCGAGCACCACCAACGACCAGCTCGACGACATTTCGCCCGAGGCCGTCGTCATTCGCGCCCCCGCCTGGGACACCTCGCGACATCTTTCCATCGGCGGACGCTATCCCGGATTCCTGGCACGGCCGGATCGCTGGCTCAGCTGGTGGCTGGGCGCGGTCCCCTCTGGCCTCGCTGCAATCCGCAAGCATCGCCCGTCCGCCCTATGGTCGACCTACCCCATTGCGACCGCTCACATGATCGGTGCGACGCTCCAGTCCAGAAGCGGCCTCCCCTGGGTCGCCGATTTCCGTGACCCAATGGCGCAGGATGGCTACCCGACCGACCCGGCAACCTGGGAAAGTTTCTCCCGGATAGAACAACGCGTTGCCCGTCAGATGAACTTTGGCACGCTCACAACGCCCTCGGCCCTGGCCCTGTATCAGCAGCGCTTCCCGTCGGCGGCCGAGCGCTTCAAACTGATCGAAAACGGCTACGACGAAGAGACCTTTGCGGGTGCGCAAGGTGGTGAAGCACTCAATCCGGGTCTTGTCACCCTCGTCCACAGCGGCATCGTCTATCCAAGCGAGCGGGATCCGAGCGCCCTGATCGCCGCCTTGGCCCAGCTGCGCGACACTCACCCGGAGGCATACGCGCGCCTGCGAGTCCGGTTCCGCGCGCCCGTCCATGACACGTTACTCGATGAACTGGCCCGTGATGCCGGTGTGCGTGAAGCCATTGAGCTGTGTCCGCCGATTCCGTACCGCGAAGCACTCGCCGAAATGCTGCGCGCCGAGGGTTTGCTGATTCTCCAGGCTGCCAACTGCAATGCCCAGATCCCGGCCAAGCTCTACGAATACTTCCGCGCCGGGCGACCGATCATCGCCCTGACAGATCCTGCCGGCGATACGGCGGCAAGCTGCCGAAACGCCGGTGTCACGGCCATCGCCCCGCTGGACAGCGCGGCCAGCATCGCCGGGCTGCTTCAATCATTCCTGACCGATCCGGAATCCGGTACCCGACCGACGTCCCAGGCGGTCGAGCAAGCCTCCCGACGGGGGCGAACCCAGCAACTCGCGGCCCTGCTTGACCAAGCCGCACAGGGCCGCACGACATGA
- a CDS encoding sulfotransferase family protein yields the protein MSKLIQRLTHRIEDAAWLARKDLAWRLRPSASRPSVLVAGVQRSGTNMLMDVLERSADADVFHETDPRAFDDYLMRDHETIRALKAASRAPVFVIKTLCELDRLHELKALLAPARIVWIYRHYSDMVNSGRKSFASLPASVQSMVNRQNHGDWRVRGLTDAIHAQLQACHDPMDGPNSAIALFWYARNQLFFELGLADQEDVLLVNYETLVSEPAEQFRRIFDFAGVRFTPWAHKRVFASSIGKARAPSDISACARQLCDDLFSRLEAARARQG from the coding sequence GGCTTGGCTGGCGAGAAAGGATCTGGCGTGGCGACTGCGTCCGTCGGCATCGCGCCCGAGCGTGTTGGTCGCAGGCGTTCAACGTTCCGGCACCAACATGCTGATGGATGTGCTGGAGCGCAGTGCGGACGCCGATGTCTTTCACGAGACGGACCCGCGCGCCTTCGACGATTACCTGATGCGTGACCATGAGACGATCAGAGCGCTCAAGGCAGCCTCCAGAGCACCGGTGTTCGTGATCAAGACGCTCTGCGAGCTCGATCGGCTCCATGAGCTCAAAGCCTTGCTGGCGCCTGCGCGTATCGTCTGGATTTACCGGCACTACAGCGACATGGTCAATTCGGGCCGCAAGTCGTTTGCGAGTCTGCCGGCCTCCGTGCAGTCCATGGTGAATCGCCAGAATCACGGTGACTGGCGTGTTCGTGGTCTTACCGACGCCATTCACGCCCAGCTGCAGGCGTGCCACGACCCCATGGATGGTCCAAACAGTGCCATTGCCTTGTTCTGGTATGCCCGCAACCAGCTGTTCTTCGAGCTGGGGCTGGCGGATCAGGAAGACGTTCTGCTGGTGAACTACGAAACGCTCGTCAGCGAACCGGCCGAGCAGTTTCGCCGCATTTTCGATTTCGCCGGTGTGCGTTTCACCCCATGGGCTCACAAACGGGTGTTCGCATCCTCGATCGGCAAGGCCAGGGCGCCGTCCGATATTTCAGCGTGCGCCCGGCAACTGTGTGACGACCTGTTCAGTCGGCTTGAGGCGGCTCGGGCGCGTCAGGGGTAG
- a CDS encoding asparagine synthetase B family protein, translating to MTPNHQNSHIAGQTAHVSSRSDGRETPARQIRLASGVISHSDQFAEAQRGDWLCLSTGAPVFPGDTPADRADASQRWLELFEQYGPSCAARVKGRFGVVFFHCSRDEVVLVTDRFATYPWVWQCQDGGFSFSDRTEQLPGTPDIDLDAIYSYLFFHVIPSPLTIFKGVERLEPACALHFTSGTVECSRYWRPRFDEQPVRDRKAEKQRFLDIIENAVARDAVGAQTGTFLSGGTDSSTVTGMLCRIQGRPARAFSIGFDADGYDEMEYARIAATHFGADHKAYYVTPDDLVTAIPLVATHYDQPFGNSSAVPAWICAARAREDGIERLLAGDGGDELFGGNTRYAKQKVFGAYDVIPSALRQRLIEPMCRALPLDRIPVVKKGASYVEQASVPMPDRLQMYNMLIRLGHDNVFERAFLDRADMQRPYELQRDVWQQSEGASLVNRMLAFDWKFTLADNDLPKVVGTTGLAGLDVAFPLIDDDLMDLSLHLPTDEKLHGLKLRWFFKEALTGFLPDAILTKKKHGFGLPFGVWATSHAGLKSLADDALGSFGARGVVRSDFIRDLIERWLPAYPGYYGEMVWIIMMLEHWLRANRPDWKAQ from the coding sequence ATGACGCCTAACCACCAAAACAGCCACATTGCGGGGCAGACCGCCCACGTTTCATCGCGATCCGACGGCCGCGAGACGCCGGCCCGCCAGATTCGCCTGGCGTCAGGCGTCATTTCGCACTCGGACCAGTTCGCCGAAGCGCAGCGCGGCGATTGGCTCTGTCTCAGTACCGGCGCTCCCGTGTTTCCGGGAGACACACCTGCAGATCGCGCCGACGCCTCGCAGCGCTGGCTTGAGCTGTTCGAACAGTACGGCCCCTCTTGCGCCGCGCGGGTCAAAGGCCGCTTCGGTGTCGTCTTTTTCCATTGCAGCCGAGATGAGGTCGTGCTCGTCACCGATCGCTTCGCCACCTATCCCTGGGTCTGGCAATGTCAGGACGGCGGTTTCTCCTTTTCGGATCGTACCGAGCAGCTCCCGGGCACACCAGACATCGACCTCGATGCGATCTACAGCTATCTGTTCTTTCATGTCATTCCCTCGCCCCTGACCATCTTCAAAGGCGTCGAGCGACTCGAACCCGCCTGCGCCCTGCATTTCACCTCAGGCACGGTCGAGTGCAGCCGCTACTGGAGGCCGCGCTTCGACGAACAGCCCGTGCGCGACCGCAAGGCGGAAAAACAGCGCTTTCTGGACATCATCGAAAATGCCGTGGCGCGCGATGCCGTTGGCGCGCAAACCGGTACCTTTCTGTCAGGCGGCACCGACAGTTCGACCGTCACCGGCATGCTGTGCCGCATCCAGGGCCGCCCGGCCCGCGCGTTCTCGATCGGTTTCGACGCCGACGGTTACGACGAGATGGAATATGCCCGCATCGCGGCCACGCACTTCGGCGCGGACCACAAGGCCTATTACGTCACGCCCGACGATCTCGTCACCGCCATCCCGCTGGTCGCAACCCATTATGACCAGCCCTTCGGCAATTCGTCGGCCGTGCCGGCCTGGATCTGTGCGGCACGTGCGCGGGAAGACGGCATCGAACGTCTGCTTGCCGGCGACGGTGGCGATGAGCTGTTCGGCGGCAACACCCGCTACGCCAAACAGAAGGTTTTCGGCGCGTATGACGTGATTCCTTCGGCACTCCGCCAACGACTGATCGAACCCATGTGCCGCGCCCTGCCCCTTGATCGCATTCCGGTCGTCAAGAAAGGCGCAAGCTACGTCGAACAGGCATCCGTGCCCATGCCGGACCGGTTGCAGATGTACAACATGCTGATCCGGCTGGGACACGACAATGTGTTCGAGCGCGCCTTTCTCGATCGCGCCGACATGCAGCGCCCTTACGAACTGCAGCGCGACGTCTGGCAGCAGTCGGAGGGTGCATCGCTCGTCAATAGAATGCTTGCCTTCGACTGGAAGTTCACCCTCGCGGACAACGATTTGCCCAAGGTCGTGGGCACAACCGGCCTCGCCGGGCTGGATGTGGCCTTCCCGCTGATCGACGATGATCTGATGGATCTATCGCTTCATTTACCCACCGACGAGAAGCTTCACGGCCTCAAGCTGCGGTGGTTCTTCAAGGAAGCACTGACCGGTTTCCTGCCGGACGCGATCCTGACGAAGAAGAAGCACGGCTTCGGGCTGCCGTTCGGGGTGTGGGCAACCTCCCACGCGGGCCTCAAGAGCCTGGCCGACGACGCCCTCGGCTCATTTGGCGCGCGTGGTGTGGTCCGCAGCGACTTCATCCGTGACCTGATCGAACGCTGGTTGCCGGCATACCCCGGCTACTATGGCGAGATGGTATGGATCATCATGATGCTCGAGCACTGGTTGCGCGCCAACCGGCCCGACTGGAAAGCGCAGTAA
- a CDS encoding tetratricopeptide repeat protein, with product MTQQTTRRLTTASALIGLAATLALGAAPAVAQVGACGSLDNAYGPYDYRLEAYGKIQVVERFHFTPDIEALQRPKNGTVGGNLDYTLRASPNHPRALMTLVRAAMREKTSRVSNMPLPVACYFERAHRFTPDDPMVSTIEATYLQKIGQSAAAREALVKAREQAPNNPNIFYNLGLVSFKLGDYDDALEFAHKAYSKGFPLPGLRNMLKRAGKWTEPPPEPEATATEAEPTEAAVTTPDAPEPPQAD from the coding sequence ATGACGCAGCAGACAACTCGACGACTCACGACAGCCTCCGCCCTCATCGGATTGGCCGCCACCCTGGCATTGGGTGCAGCCCCCGCCGTGGCCCAAGTGGGCGCCTGCGGCTCGCTCGACAATGCGTACGGGCCTTACGACTATCGCCTCGAAGCCTACGGCAAGATTCAGGTGGTGGAGCGTTTTCACTTCACCCCCGACATCGAAGCCTTGCAGCGCCCCAAGAACGGCACGGTCGGCGGCAACCTGGATTACACCCTCAGGGCCTCACCCAATCACCCGCGCGCGCTCATGACCCTGGTCCGCGCCGCGATGCGCGAGAAGACCAGTCGCGTTTCGAACATGCCATTGCCCGTCGCATGCTATTTCGAGCGGGCACACCGCTTCACACCCGATGACCCGATGGTCTCGACCATCGAAGCCACCTACCTGCAGAAGATCGGGCAGTCCGCCGCCGCGCGCGAGGCACTTGTCAAAGCACGCGAACAGGCGCCGAACAACCCCAACATTTTCTACAACCTGGGTCTGGTGAGCTTCAAACTCGGCGACTACGACGACGCACTCGAATTCGCCCACAAGGCCTACAGCAAGGGTTTCCCACTGCCGGGTCTGCGCAACATGCTCAAACGTGCCGGCAAATGGACCGAGCCGCCCCCCGAGCCCGAGGCGACTGCGACCGAGGCCGAGCCCACAGAAGCGGCGGTGACTACCCCTGACGCGCCCGAGCCGCCTCAAGCCGACTGA
- a CDS encoding pyridoxal-dependent decarboxylase, exosortase A system-associated, producing the protein MSAERTPPVHAPMDQFKVTDGQLVIGGQPLSRLAARVGQTPFYAYDRQLLTDRVAALRSALPAGIKLHFAMKANPMPALVQHMAGLVDGIDVASAGELLVALDAGANPEEISFAGPGKRDIELRQAVASGILVNVESFRELAPLAKASQELGLPARIAVRVNPDFELKASGMKMSGGPKQFGVDAEQVPELLKQIGQHPELSFEGFHLFAGSQNLKPEAIIEAQQKSFELACELARSAPAPVRFLNLGGGFGIPYFPGETRLDLAPIGDNLARIQNEAKTRLPEASIVIELGRYLVGEAGIYVSEVIDIKVSREHTFIVTNGGLHHHLAASGNFGQVIRKNYPVAIGNRMDEAPVAPASVVGPLCTPLDILGDKMRLPAVREGDLVVVFQSGAYGPSASPQRFLGHPETLEVLV; encoded by the coding sequence ATGAGTGCCGAACGCACGCCCCCCGTTCACGCCCCCATGGACCAGTTTAAGGTCACCGATGGCCAGTTGGTGATTGGCGGCCAGCCCCTGTCACGCCTTGCGGCGCGCGTTGGCCAGACGCCGTTTTACGCATACGACCGTCAGCTGCTCACCGATCGCGTGGCCGCACTGCGCAGCGCCTTGCCGGCCGGCATCAAGCTGCATTTCGCCATGAAGGCCAACCCCATGCCTGCCCTGGTGCAGCACATGGCGGGTCTGGTCGACGGCATTGACGTCGCCTCAGCGGGTGAGTTGCTGGTCGCGCTGGACGCAGGCGCCAACCCTGAAGAAATCAGCTTCGCCGGTCCGGGCAAGCGCGACATCGAGCTTCGCCAGGCCGTCGCCTCGGGCATTCTGGTGAACGTCGAATCCTTCCGCGAACTGGCGCCGCTGGCCAAGGCCTCGCAAGAGCTCGGTCTTCCGGCGCGGATCGCCGTGCGCGTCAATCCCGACTTCGAACTCAAGGCGTCCGGCATGAAGATGAGCGGCGGCCCGAAACAGTTCGGTGTCGACGCCGAGCAGGTCCCCGAACTGCTCAAGCAGATCGGCCAGCACCCGGAACTGAGCTTCGAGGGCTTTCACCTCTTTGCCGGCTCGCAGAACCTCAAGCCCGAGGCGATCATCGAGGCTCAGCAAAAGAGTTTCGAGCTGGCGTGCGAGCTGGCCAGATCCGCGCCGGCGCCGGTGCGCTTCCTCAACCTGGGCGGCGGCTTCGGCATCCCCTATTTCCCGGGTGAGACGCGTCTCGACCTCGCCCCGATCGGCGACAACCTCGCCCGCATCCAGAACGAAGCAAAAACACGACTGCCCGAAGCCAGCATCGTGATCGAGCTGGGACGCTACCTGGTCGGCGAAGCCGGCATCTACGTCTCGGAAGTCATCGATATCAAGGTTTCCCGCGAACACACCTTCATCGTCACCAATGGCGGCCTGCATCACCATCTGGCAGCCTCCGGCAACTTCGGTCAGGTGATCCGCAAGAACTATCCAGTGGCCATCGGCAATCGCATGGATGAAGCGCCCGTCGCACCGGCAAGTGTCGTCGGACCGCTGTGCACACCGCTCGACATTCTGGGTGACAAGATGCGCCTGCCGGCCGTCCGTGAGGGCGATCTTGTCGTCGTTTTCCAGTCGGGGGCATACGGCCCCAGTGCCAGCCCCCAGCGTTTTCTCGGGCATCCGGAAACGCTCGAAGTGCTCGTATAA